CCAGAGCCTCGAATAGCAGCCGATACCTCATGAAATATTGAATTTACAATTGCTGCTGATCCTCACAGGGGTATTTGTCCTATATATGCTGTTTTTGGTAGTGATTCTGGCGACGATCTTTAATTAGTCATGGATTCTTAGACCTAGATGGTGACCCATCGGTTGGGCTGGCGTTCTGCTCTCAGCAAATCCTCAAGTTTATTTATGAACCTCTCAGGAGCAGATCAAATCCCTCTCAAAATGTCCAGGCATTATTAGAGATAAGTTCAGTCTTACAGGGAAATAGTTATGAAACGTCTTGCTTTTGGAACCTTATCCGCTTTTCTGCTAGCTACTAGCGTCATTCAACCCAGCTTGGCCTTAGAGTCTGTTGTCCAAGGTAATGCGAATGGATCGTCTTTTCTCGTTGCTAAGAAATCGGTCATCTCATCTGGACAGTTTGTCACCGTTAAAAAACAGTCCACGGGTTCTGCTCAAATTATTTCTAAAGGCGGTAAGCGCTATTTGGAATTGAGCACTGATTTTAGTACGGGTAAAGGCCCTGATGTAAAAGTAGTCTTGTCCCGCCAATCCCAGGTTCCCGGCTCCATTGAGGAAGGAACTTATATAACCCTGGCTCCTCTACAACAGTTTCAGGGTAAGCAACTCTATGAAATTCCTAGCGACATTGATTTAGCGGATTATGCATCAGTTGCTCTATGGTGCAAACAGTTTAACGTCACTTTTGGGTATGCTCCCCTCAGTTAATGACAGGATGGGGGATGACTGTTCTAAAAATCTGGACTGCAACAGCTTATCCCAAATTCTTTCTCAATCCTTTTCATGTGAATAGTGTTCGCCCGAGTCTCTTGTACCTAGATGGGGTAATCTTCTAAGCGCTTCCAGGAGATTGCCCCATTTTCATGGAAACAGACGTGTGCGGCTAATCGCTGGTCCTGAAATCAAAAAATGTGTCTGATTATGCCTGAAATGTAAGCTTAATCGAGCATTTTCAAGTATTAAAAGGGTTGGTCGATAATTTTCAGGACTGATTTTATGATATACACTTCCTGAAAGAATATTGCTCTAGATTTGGAGGAGTGACTGACTCCCTCGATTGAACTATTAATTTGCATGGCTCCAGACATCATTGCAGGTCAAAATTCATTGTGAGTTATTGATCTTCAGGGTTGGATTTGCCTATCTAGAGAAGTTCGGTTATCTGGACAATAACCCGATATTTTAGTTCGGGCCTTGGGGCTACAATAGATTAGCTTTGGCACTCTCCTCTTGAGAGTGCTAGTTTACTGACAAACATGAAACGTTGTCTGTAATTCACTGAGAAAGCGCAAACGAGAGGACGCTTGTAATGGCCAAACATGTAGTATTTGATGAAGAATCTCGGCGCGCTCTTGAGCGCGGTGTGAATTCTCTGGCAGATGCCGTACGCATCACCTTGGGGCCTAAAGGTCGCAATGTGGTTCTAGAAAAGAAATTCGGAGCACCTCAAATTGTTAATGATGGGGTGACCATTGCGAAGGAAGTTGAGCTGGAAGATCCGTTAGAAAATGCGGGTGCCCAGCTTATGCGTGAAGTGGCTTCCAAAACCAATGATGTGGCTGGTGACGGCACCACGACCGCCACGGTTTTGGCCCAAGCGTTGATTCGCGAAGGTTTGAAGAATGTGGCTGCTGGGGCCAACCCCGTTGCGATTCGCAAGGGTATTGATAAGACGATTGATGCCTTGGTCAAAGAAATTGAAGCCAAGTCGAAGCCTGTTACCGGAGATGCGATCGCACAAGTCGCAACCATCTCTGCAGGGAACGATACAGAAGTCGGCCAAATGATTGCCCAAGCCATGGACAAAGTGGGCAAAGATGGCGTCATCACCGTAGAAGAATCCAAGTCCCTCGCC
The Acaryochloris marina S15 genome window above contains:
- a CDS encoding DM13 domain-containing protein, translated to MKRLAFGTLSAFLLATSVIQPSLALESVVQGNANGSSFLVAKKSVISSGQFVTVKKQSTGSAQIISKGGKRYLELSTDFSTGKGPDVKVVLSRQSQVPGSIEEGTYITLAPLQQFQGKQLYEIPSDIDLADYASVALWCKQFNVTFGYAPLS